The Streptococcus toyakuensis genome has a window encoding:
- a CDS encoding helix-turn-helix transcriptional regulator, whose amino-acid sequence MAKESKIITNLKSVRESTGMTQQELADLIGMRRETILHLENNRYNPSLEMALKIAQVFNLKVEDLFELRQKEEA is encoded by the coding sequence ATGGCCAAAGAAAGCAAGATTATTACTAATCTCAAATCTGTTCGTGAGTCCACAGGCATGACCCAGCAGGAGTTAGCCGACCTCATCGGCATGCGACGCGAGACAATTCTGCACTTGGAAAATAATCGTTACAACCCTTCGCTGGAAATGGCTCTTAAAATTGCTCAAGTTTTTAATCTGAAAGTAGAAGACCTCTTTGAACTCAGACAGAAAGAGGAAGCATAA